One Ethanoligenens harbinense YUAN-3 genomic window carries:
- a CDS encoding PhoH family protein, with protein MAEQSITIDTPDKIAGLFGNFDENILTVEREFNVQISNRGGDLRVTGEPENVGKAVHAVEGLMKLLERGEQLNEQSVRYVLTLVNDGDESKVDELGRDCICITARGRPVKPKTLGQKQYVKAIESNTIVIGVGPAGTGKTYLAVAMAVAAYKAKSISRIILTRPAVEAGEKLGFLPGDLQNKVDPYLRPLYDALFDMLGAENYQRLMERQLIEVAPLAYMRGRTLDDAFIILDEAQNTTPEQMKMFLTRLGFNSQAVITGDVTQVDLPDGKRSGLVDAVHVLKNVEDISIQYFDERDVVRHRLVQKIIKAYEKYEKEGRRAK; from the coding sequence ATGGCGGAACAATCGATCACGATAGACACGCCGGATAAGATCGCGGGGCTTTTTGGAAATTTTGATGAAAACATTCTGACGGTAGAACGCGAATTCAACGTGCAGATTTCCAACCGAGGCGGCGACCTGCGTGTGACGGGGGAGCCGGAAAATGTGGGCAAAGCCGTGCATGCCGTGGAAGGCCTGATGAAATTGCTGGAGCGCGGTGAACAGCTCAATGAGCAGAGCGTGCGCTATGTGCTCACGCTGGTCAACGACGGCGACGAGAGCAAGGTTGACGAGTTGGGGCGCGACTGCATCTGCATCACCGCGCGCGGCAGGCCGGTGAAACCCAAAACACTGGGCCAGAAGCAGTATGTCAAGGCAATCGAGAGCAACACCATCGTTATCGGGGTCGGCCCGGCCGGTACGGGCAAAACGTATCTGGCCGTCGCCATGGCGGTCGCCGCCTATAAGGCCAAGTCGATCAGCCGCATCATCCTCACGCGCCCGGCCGTGGAGGCGGGGGAGAAACTGGGCTTCCTGCCCGGCGATCTCCAGAACAAGGTGGACCCGTATCTGCGCCCGCTTTATGACGCGCTGTTCGATATGCTGGGTGCGGAGAATTACCAGCGCCTGATGGAACGCCAGCTCATTGAGGTGGCGCCGCTGGCCTATATGCGCGGGCGCACGCTGGACGATGCGTTCATCATCCTTGACGAAGCGCAGAACACCACGCCCGAACAGATGAAAATGTTCTTGACTCGTCTGGGGTTCAATTCTCAGGCTGTCATCACCGGGGATGTGACGCAGGTCGACCTGCCGGACGGCAAGCGCAGCGGCCTGGTGGACGCAGTGCATGTCCTGAAAAATGTGGAGGACATTTCCATCCAGTACTTCGATGAGCGGGATGTGGTGCGGCATCGGCTGGTGCAGAAGATCATCAAAGCGTATGAGAAGTATGAGAAGGAAGGCAGGCGTGCAAAATAG
- a CDS encoding diacylglycerol kinase family protein gives MPQRIRSLHKSFRDAFRGVAFCVKNERNMRIHMVVGAYMLCFSPFFHLSAAEYAVLLLTIALVLFAETVNTAIEAVINLQAQWYDNLARIGKDVAAGAVLICAFLAAVVGFVLFFHPATLLFIIEYLFSHLFFGFLFLVSLPLSGVFIFFFPFNVRKH, from the coding sequence ATGCCGCAACGGATCCGTTCTTTGCACAAAAGTTTTCGGGATGCGTTTCGAGGGGTGGCGTTTTGCGTCAAAAATGAGCGCAACATGCGCATCCACATGGTTGTGGGGGCATACATGCTGTGCTTTTCGCCGTTTTTCCATCTTTCCGCGGCGGAATATGCCGTGCTGCTGCTCACCATTGCGCTGGTGCTCTTTGCGGAAACAGTGAATACCGCTATTGAAGCGGTGATTAACCTCCAGGCGCAGTGGTATGACAACCTGGCCCGCATTGGCAAGGATGTCGCCGCCGGCGCGGTGCTCATTTGTGCTTTTTTGGCGGCAGTGGTGGGGTTCGTCTTGTTTTTCCACCCGGCCACGCTGCTGTTCATCATCGAATATCTGTTCAGCCATTTATTTTTCGGATTTTTGTTTCTGGTTTCCCTGCCGCTGTCGGGGGTTTTTATTTTCTTTTTTCCGTTCAATGTCCGCAAACACTGA
- the ybeY gene encoding rRNA maturation RNase YbeY, producing MDKLKVYIDNRQKSVKIPSGLRLLVRRCCNATLANEGFEGSAEVNVTFVDDAQIKELNAQYRHKDTATDVLSFPMGENGKFDLNPDTGAYVLGDVVISLETATAQAEKYGHSLQHEVAFLTVHSMLHILGYDHEQGGIEAVRMHEHEDVIMNALGFPRDVYEEG from the coding sequence ATGGATAAGTTGAAAGTATATATAGATAACCGGCAGAAATCGGTAAAAATCCCGTCCGGGCTACGGCTTTTGGTGCGCCGTTGCTGCAACGCGACGCTTGCAAACGAGGGATTTGAGGGCAGCGCGGAAGTGAACGTGACCTTTGTAGACGATGCGCAGATTAAGGAACTGAATGCGCAGTATCGGCATAAGGATACGGCGACCGACGTTTTGTCTTTCCCGATGGGGGAAAACGGAAAATTCGATCTCAACCCGGATACGGGTGCTTATGTGCTGGGGGATGTGGTGATCTCACTGGAGACCGCCACGGCGCAGGCGGAAAAATACGGTCATTCCCTCCAGCATGAGGTGGCGTTCCTCACGGTGCATTCCATGCTGCACATTTTGGGGTACGACCATGAGCAGGGCGGTATTGAAGCGGTGCGCATGCATGAACACGAGGATGTCATCATGAACGCGCTCGGCTTCCCCCGTGATGTGTACGAAGAAGGATGA